Proteins encoded together in one Hymenobacter monticola window:
- a CDS encoding glycoside hydrolase family 43 protein, with protein sequence MYQNPIIDDNFPDPTLIRAADGWYYAYGTQTKRAGVIINLQVARSRDLVNWEYLGEGLPEKPVWGQQSQKIWAPHVSEHGGHYYLYYSTRPDGADFFSLAVAVADAPAGPFRDCGQPLLPGPGFTCIDPMAYDDPATGQRLLYWGSGFGPIWVRELAEDRLSFAPGSEAQAVIFPSGTDDPDDYHRLVEGAWVHYHEGWYYLFFSGDNCCGPHAHYAVLVARARHATGPFETYAAATGNPHAALLAANDHWRAPGHNCVVTDAAGHDWLACHAIDPRQPTFDAIDDSEGYARRVLILDRLTYANGWPVVAGGAPSWQPQPAPQGQ encoded by the coding sequence ATGTACCAGAATCCCATCATCGACGACAACTTTCCGGACCCCACCCTCATCCGTGCTGCCGATGGCTGGTACTACGCCTACGGCACTCAAACCAAGCGCGCGGGCGTCATTATCAACCTGCAGGTGGCCCGGTCCCGGGATTTAGTTAACTGGGAATACCTCGGTGAGGGCCTGCCCGAAAAGCCTGTCTGGGGCCAGCAAAGCCAGAAAATATGGGCCCCGCACGTGAGCGAGCACGGTGGCCACTACTACCTCTACTACTCCACCCGGCCCGATGGCGCCGACTTCTTCAGCCTGGCCGTAGCCGTAGCCGACGCGCCCGCCGGCCCCTTCCGCGACTGCGGCCAGCCGCTGCTGCCGGGCCCCGGCTTCACCTGCATCGACCCCATGGCCTACGACGACCCCGCCACCGGGCAGCGGCTCTTGTACTGGGGCTCGGGCTTCGGGCCCATCTGGGTGCGCGAGCTGGCCGAAGACCGGCTCAGCTTCGCGCCCGGTAGCGAGGCACAGGCCGTAATATTCCCCAGCGGCACCGACGACCCCGACGACTACCACCGCCTCGTGGAAGGCGCCTGGGTGCATTACCATGAGGGCTGGTATTACTTGTTTTTCTCGGGCGATAATTGCTGTGGGCCGCATGCCCACTACGCCGTATTGGTGGCCCGCGCCCGCCACGCCACCGGCCCCTTCGAAACCTACGCCGCAGCCACCGGCAACCCCCACGCAGCCCTGCTGGCGGCCAACGACCACTGGCGCGCGCCCGGCCACAACTGCGTGGTAACCGACGCCGCCGGCCACGACTGGCTGGCCTGCCACGCCATCGACCCGCGCCAGCCCACCTTCGACGCCATCGACGACTCGGAAGGCTACGCCCGCCGCGTGCTCATCCTCGACCGCCTCACTTACGCCAACGGCTGGCCCGTGGTGGCCGGGGGGGCGCCCTCCTGGCAGCCACAGCCGGCGCCGCAAGGGCAGTAG